Below is a window of Streptomyces sp. NBC_01429 DNA.
GGGAACCAGCCGCGGTTCACCATGACGGCCCGGCCGTCCTTCAGGATGAACGGGACGAGGACGTGGTAGCCGACCCGGTCGTCGTTGGAGGTCCTGCGGCGTACGACCACCTCGTGCGCGGGGTCGAATCTGCCGGTCGCGGTGACCGTGCGCCAGTAGTCGGCGCGCGGGACGGTGTGCCCCGGGGAGGTCAGCTCCGTGACCGGGACGGGCTTCGCCTGGAGATTGCCCGAGATCAGGGTGTTCTGGGCGACCTTGTGCTCGTGCCGGTGCAACTGCCAGAAGCCCAGTTCGATCATCGCGGGGATGAGGGCGAGGCCAAGGAGGGTGAGGATCACCCACTGCCGGGACAACAGGAAGCGGTACACGCCGTTGACGTTACTCGGCGGGAATCGGGCGCCGGGACGGGGGGTGGACATTTCAGTCGGCCGTCCGGGCGGTGGCGGGTGGCGGGTGGTGGATAGCGGGTGATGGATAGCCGGTGGCCGACGGCTGTGCGCGATCCGGCGCGGGGCGTTCCCTGCCCCCCCTCGAGCCTGCCCCCGAGCCTCAGACCCGGTCGACGATGCCCGCCCTGCCGTCGGCCCGGGCGCAGTGCCCGCCGCAGAACCAGTGCCCCTCCACCTCGACGCCCTGCCCGATGATCTGGACACGGCAGTGCTCGCAGATGGGCGCCATACGGTGGATGGCGCACGAGAACGAGTCGAACACATGCCGTGCGCCGTCCTGGGTCTCCACGTAGAACGCCAGGTCGTAGTCATTGCCGCATACTTCGCAACGTGCCATGCGCCGCATGGTCGGCGGCGCGGGTGGCCGTGGCAAGACCCCGCCGGGCGGGTCGGCGAGGCTGCACCCGACCGGCGGAGGCGCGGCCGGGTGGCGCGGCCGGGTGGCGGCGGAGGCGCGGGGACCGCGCCCGTCGTACGGGTGAAGGGCCGTCAGCTCACCCGGCTCGGGCTCATCCCCGCTCGGCCGCCGGTGCCACGTCCCGCAGCAACTGGGTGAAGGCCGCCTCGTCGATCACCGGTGTGCCGAACGAGGCAGCCTTGACCGTCTTCGACGTGGACGAGTCCGGGTCGTTGGTCACCAGCAGACTGGTCAGCCGCGACACACTCGTCGCGACATGCAGCCCCGCCTCCACGGCCCGGTCCTCCAGCAGCTCGCGGTCGACGGAGGTGTCGCCCGAGAACGCCACCCGCATCCCCTGCCGCAGCCGCCCGCCCGGCTCGTACCGTCCGGGGTTCGGATACGGACAGGCCGGCCGCTTGCGCGACGCCCGCCAGCTCGACTGCCGGTACGACGCCTGATAGCCGACCCGGGGCCTGGCGGGCGCGTCGGACCACTCGGTGAGCGGCCGGCACTCCAGCAGCGGCAGCCGTACGCCGCCCCTGGCCGCCGCGTGCAGACTCGGCCGGAACGACTCGGCCAGCACGCGCGCGTCGTCCAGCGCGTGGTGCGCGCGCTCCTGCACGACACCGAAGTGCGCGGCGAGCGTCTCCAACTTGTGGTTGGGCAGCGGCAGCTCCAGCTCCTTGGAGAGCGCGATGGTGCACAGCCGCTGCCGGGTGGGCGCGGTCCGCTCGGCGCGCGCGTACTCCCTGGCGATCATCGACCAGTCGAAGATCGCGTTGTGCGCCACCAGCACCCGCCCGTCGAGCCGCTCCGCCAGCGCACCGGCGATCTCGGGGAAGAGCGGGGCGTCCGCCAGGACATCGGTCGTCAGCCCATGGATCCACACCGGTCCCGGATCGCGCTCCGGGTTGACCAGGGTGTACCAGTGGTCCTCGACGTTGCCCCGGGAATCCAGGCGGTAGACGGCAGCGGAGACTATCCGGTCGTCGCGGGCGAGCCCGGTGGTCTCGACGTCGACGACCGCGTACCCCTCGGGGTAGGCGGTCGGCCAGGTCGCTGCTGTCGTTTGGTCGTCGAGCATGGTCACAGAGAATACGGGCCGCCACCGACAGCCACACAGCCCGGTCCACCACCGGCCGCCCCGGCCGCCGCCCGACAATTCATCGCGTCAAGGCCCTTACGGGGGACGGTGAGCAGCCACGCCGCCGCCCGGTCCCGCGCCACCGGCCCCTCCCGCCCCGGCCGTGAGACGCTCCCTCGGTGACCGACACCACCACCCACGAGGGCGAACCGCACAGCGGCGCCCTCGGCTCCCGCCTCAACTGGCTGCGCGCCGCGGTCCTCGGCGCCAACGACGGCATCGTCTCCACCGCCGGCATCGTGGTCGGCGTGGCCGGGGCCACCGGTTCGCGCACCACTCTCCTGACGGCCGGTCTCGCCGGGCTGCTGGCCGGGTCGATGTCGATGGCGGCGGGGGAGTACGTATCGGTGTCCACCCAGCGCGACTCGGAGAAGGCCGCGCTGGACCTGGAGCGCCGCGAACTGCGCGAGCAGCCGCAGGCCGAACTCGACGAACTCACCGGGATGCTGGCCGACCGCGGCCTCTCCGAGGACGTCGCGCGCGAGGCGGCGGAACAACTCACCCGCCGCGACGCCCTGCGGGCCCACGCGCGCGTGGAACTGGGCATCGACCCCGACGCCCTCACCAACCCCTGGCACGCGGCGGGCGCCAGCTTCCTCGCCTTCACGGCGGGCGCGCTGCTGCCGCTGCTCGCGATGGTCCTGCCCCCGGCCTCCCTGCGGCTGACGGTCACGGTCGTCTCCGTACTGGCCGCGCTCGCCCTGACGGGCTGGGGCAGCGCCCGCCTCGGCGCGACGGCGCTGCGCCCGGCGCTGCTGCGGAACACGGGGGGCGGGGCGCTGGCGATGGGGGTGACGTACGCGGCGGGGACGTTGCTGGGGGCGGCGGGGGTCTAGGGCGTGTTTCGAAAGTCCCGCCTGGCTCGCGACGCCTGGCACGCACGCTCGCCGCGTTGTCGGAGTCGTCCAAGTACGTCCAGTACGAGGACGATCCTCCGCCTTGCGATCGCACGCACCAGACGCCGCGAGCCCCGCCCTACGGGCGGACGGCGCTACTTTCGAAACACGCCCTAGTCGGGGTCGCGGATGACGCGGCCGGGCGGGAAGAGGTCTTCGCCGGTCACGGGGGTGTCGTCAGGACTGATGGTGAGGTGCTCCAGGCCGGCCGGCGGAGCCAGGTTCAGCGCAGGTCCTGACCGGCCGCAGCTGAAGAGCCAGAGCGTGGTGCGGACGGACAGATAGCACCGCTCCCAGCCGTGGCCAGACAGAATAGCTTTGGCGTACGACGCGCTGTCGAACGAACTCCATGCCTCGGAAACCTCGTCGGCCGCCCACGGCCGCGCATCCTCCCGGAACCGTGAGATCACGGCCAGGGCGGCGTCCCCCTTGATGAGTGCCGCCGTTCGCACCACCGCGCCCGCCGTGCGCTTGTCCAGCCCCTCCGGCCCCGGCAGCAGCTCGACGACCCAGTTCCCCGACCTTCGCCAGCTCCTCCGCGTCCCGCGTCCCGCGCGGCGGCACCAGCGCGCCCGTCCGCCGCTCCACCTCGCCCCGTACCCCCGGATCCAGCTCCGGCGCGTGCTCCAGGCAGGTGGCCGCCAGCAGCACCAGCCGGTTGCGCAGCCGGGGCGCGCGGTCGGCCCGTCGCGGCAACCCCTTCAGCAGGCGCGCCCGTTCGTCCACGCGCGCGTGGCCCACCGCCATCCGCACCACGTCGTCCCACTGGTCGTCGTGCGCGCTGCTCACCAGCACGCCGAAGTCCCTCGACTCGACCGCCGCCTTCGCGCCCAGGTAGTCCTGGAAGGTGCGGTGGACGAAATCGACGGCGCCCGGGACCGGTTCGCGGAGCAGGCCGCCGCGGATCAGCAGGTGCTGGAAGACGTGTTCCGCCTCGCCCGCCACCTGCGGCATCGCGGCCAGCCACTCGCCGATCATCTCCACGGCCTCGTCCCGCGCCGCCTCCACCTGGTCGTTGCGGATCAGCCAGTACGCGAGGCGCTGGAGCAGGGCCGTCTGCTCGTCGCGGGTGAGGGTGACGCCCTCGCCGCCCTGGATCTCGCGTTCCGTATCCCTTCGCACCAGCAGCATTTCGAGCGCCGCGTCATACAACTCCTCGCGCGCTCGCGGAAGTTGCATCCGGCGGTCCCGGTTCAGGGCGCAGAGCAGCGCGCACATCAGCGGGTTCGTCGCCAGCCGCCCCAGACCACGGCGCGTGGTCGCGGCGTGCATGAGGGACTTCTCGTACGTGTCGAGCCGCCCGCGCTCGTCGTCCGCGCGGCACTCCAGCCGGGCCGCGTCGTGCCAGTGGCCGACGAACGAGCCGAGCGCCTCCCGTTCCATCGGCAGCAGCGAGTGCGCCATGAAGCCCGGCCCGGACAGCCAGTCCACGGGCACGGCGGACGGGCGGGTCGTCACCACGTACCGCGCCCTGGGGAACGCCGCCACCAGGGACTTCAGCCAGGCTTCCGTACGCGCCCGCAGCCGCGTCGGCACCTCGTCCACGCCGTCGACCAGGACCAGCGCCCGGTCCTCCGTCAGCAGGGACTCCGCCCAGGGTCCCGCCGGGGTCAGCGGGACCCCCGCCGCCCGCAGGAAGTCCTCCGGCACCGGGAGGGTCTCCGACGCGGTGAAGGCGCGCAGCCGCAGGACGAAGGGGACGCACTGGTTCCAGTCCGCCAGCTCGGGGACGAAGCCGCGCCGGGCGGCGGTCACAGCCAGCCACTGCACCAGCGTGCTCTTGCCCGAACCGGCCGCCCCGCGCAGCAGCAGCCGGTCCGCGCCCGCCAGGGCCTGTTCGGTGGTGAGCGTGGCGGGGCCGACGCGCGGCAGCCCCGGGATCTCCCGCTCGCCGCTCATGGCGAGGCTGATGCAGGCGGTGTCCAGGGGCAGTTCGCGGCTCGACCGGCCCAGCGTCAGCCCGAACAGCTCCAGTCGGCCGTGGGTCTCGGTCGCATACGCCGCGTACCGGCGCTCGAAGTCGAGCGCGCCCGCGTCCGCGCGCGGCTACAAGGCCATGGACGAGCGCATCGCCCTCAAGGTGCTCGTCACGATGTGATCTGTACCCGGGTGACCTGTACGCGGTGATCTGTACGCGGTGACCCGTACGTGATGACCCAAGGCCGCGGGCCGCCCCCGCCGAGGGGGACGGCCCGCGGTGTGTGTCGCGCCGGACGCTCCTACTTGCGTACCGCCGCCAGGGCGTCGACCAGACCCGCCCCGTAGAAGCTGTTGTAGTTCTTGCCGCCGGTGCACACGGCGTCGATCTCGCCGTCACCGTCGATGTCGTACGCCTCCGGGCAGACCACCGGGGTGGCCTGGACCTTCAGCAGCGCCTTGATGGCCGCCGCCGACGCGTGCGGGTGCGTCGACTTCAGCAGCGCCGCCACGCCCGCGACATGCGGGGAGGCCATCGACGTACCGGCCATGTAGCCCCACGAGCCGCCCGGCAGCGGGCCGAGGATCAGACCGCTGGTCGCCGGGGGAGCCGGGGTCTGGTAGCGGGTGGAGTCGCCACCGGGGGCCGCGACGTCGATGACGCCGAGACCGTGGTTGGAGAAGGACGACTTCAGGCCCTTCGCACCGGTGGAGGCGACCGTGACGACACCCGGCAGCTGGGTCGGGATGTCGAAGCACTTGGCCGGGTCGATGACACGGTCACCGGGGGTGGAGTCGTTCGGGCTGGACGAGTCGGCGATCGAGTGGGACGCGAGGTCGTAGTTCTCGTTGCCCGCCGCGGCCACGTTGACCGTGCCCTTCGACTCCGCGTACCGGGTGGCCCGGGTGATCGCGTCGACCAGGGCCTTCTGGTCCGGGTCGTTCAGGCAGTTGAAGTACCACGGGTCGGTGTAATAGCTGTTGTTCGTCACGTCGATGCCGTGCTCGGCGGCCCAGACGAAGCTGCACACGACGGCCTCGGCGTAGAAGTAGCCGGCCGGCGTGGACGCCTTGATGCCCGCCACCTTCACGCCCGGCGCCACACCGGTGACGCCGATGCCGTTCTTCGCGGCGGCGATCTCGCCCGCCACATGCGTGCCGTGCGGGCTCTCCCCGGCGGTCGGCCGCCAGGCGCCGTCCGTCGTGTCGGGCTTGCCGCTCACGCAGTTGACCGACGCCGCGCGGTTGAAGTTCGGCGCGAGGTCCGGGTGGGTGTCGTCGACCCCCGTGTCGATGACCCCGACGGTGACCTTGGAGCTGCCCAGCGTCTTCTGGTGCGCCTTGTCCGCGTTGATGGCGGGCAGGTCCCACTGCAACGGCTCCAGCGGGTCCGGCTCGTCCGCCGCGCCTGACCTGGCGGACGCCGCCTTCGACGCCTTCGCCGTGGCCGCCGTCGCCGCCTCGACCTGCTCGGCCGTCAGCTCCTGGGGCGTACCGATGTCCGTGGTCGACTGCGAGGGCAGCGGCGCGGTGCGGGTGGCACCGGCCGACAGCACACCGGGGGTCCTGCGCACGGTCTTCGCGAAGTCCGGGTTCTGCGAGGTGGCGACGGTGACGCCTATCCGGTCATAGGTCGTCACCACCGTGCCGCCGGCCCGGTCTATCGCCTTCGCGACCGACTTGGCCGTCAGGACGCCGCCGTACGTGTTCACCACGTACGACAGCTTCGGACCGTCCGTCACGACCGGCGTGGGTCCGCCCGCGGGGGCGGCCGACGCCGAGGCCGCGGGCAGGAAG
It encodes the following:
- a CDS encoding VIT1/CCC1 transporter family protein, whose product is MTDTTTHEGEPHSGALGSRLNWLRAAVLGANDGIVSTAGIVVGVAGATGSRTTLLTAGLAGLLAGSMSMAAGEYVSVSTQRDSEKAALDLERRELREQPQAELDELTGMLADRGLSEDVAREAAEQLTRRDALRAHARVELGIDPDALTNPWHAAGASFLAFTAGALLPLLAMVLPPASLRLTVTVVSVLAALALTGWGSARLGATALRPALLRNTGGGALAMGVTYAAGTLLGAAGV
- a CDS encoding NACHT domain-containing protein yields the protein MSGEREIPGLPRVGPATLTTEQALAGADRLLLRGAAGSGKSTLVQWLAVTAARRGFVPELADWNQCVPFVLRLRAFTASETLPVPEDFLRAAGVPLTPAGPWAESLLTEDRALVLVDGVDEVPTRLRARTEAWLKSLVAAFPRARYVVTTRPSAVPVDWLSGPGFMAHSLLPMEREALGSFVGHWHDAARLECRADDERGRLDTYEKSLMHAATTRRGLGRLATNPLMCALLCALNRDRRMQLPRAREELYDAALEMLLVRRDTEREIQGGEGVTLTRDEQTALLQRLAYWLIRNDQVEAARDEAVEMIGEWLAAMPQVAGEAEHVFQHLLIRGGLLREPVPGAVDFVHRTFQDYLGAKAAVESRDFGVLVSSAHDDQWDDVVRMAVGHARVDERARLLKGLPRRADRAPRLRNRLVLLAATCLEHAPELDPGVRGEVERRTGALVPPRGTRDAEELAKVGELGRRAAAGAGGAGQAHGGRGGANGGTHQGGRRPGRDLTVPGGCAAVGGRRGFRGMEFVRQRVVRQSYSVWPRLGAVLSVRPHHALALQLRPVRTCAEPGSAGRPGAPHHQS
- a CDS encoding S8 family peptidase: MAHLGSRRRRALALPVGLALTVSLGFLPAASASAAPAGGPTPVVTDGPKLSYVVNTYGGVLTAKSVAKAIDRAGGTVVTTYDRIGVTVATSQNPDFAKTVRRTPGVLSAGATRTAPLPSQSTTDIGTPQELTAEQVEAATAATAKASKAASARSGAADEPDPLEPLQWDLPAINADKAHQKTLGSSKVTVGVIDTGVDDTHPDLAPNFNRAASVNCVSGKPDTTDGAWRPTAGESPHGTHVAGEIAAAKNGIGVTGVAPGVKVAGIKASTPAGYFYAEAVVCSFVWAAEHGIDVTNNSYYTDPWYFNCLNDPDQKALVDAITRATRYAESKGTVNVAAAGNENYDLASHSIADSSSPNDSTPGDRVIDPAKCFDIPTQLPGVVTVASTGAKGLKSSFSNHGLGVIDVAAPGGDSTRYQTPAPPATSGLILGPLPGGSWGYMAGTSMASPHVAGVAALLKSTHPHASAAAIKALLKVQATPVVCPEAYDIDGDGEIDAVCTGGKNYNSFYGAGLVDALAAVRK
- a CDS encoding DEDDh family exonuclease; translation: MTMLDDQTTAATWPTAYPEGYAVVDVETTGLARDDRIVSAAVYRLDSRGNVEDHWYTLVNPERDPGPVWIHGLTTDVLADAPLFPEIAGALAERLDGRVLVAHNAIFDWSMIAREYARAERTAPTRQRLCTIALSKELELPLPNHKLETLAAHFGVVQERAHHALDDARVLAESFRPSLHAAARGGVRLPLLECRPLTEWSDAPARPRVGYQASYRQSSWRASRKRPACPYPNPGRYEPGGRLRQGMRVAFSGDTSVDRELLEDRAVEAGLHVATSVSRLTSLLVTNDPDSSTSKTVKAASFGTPVIDEAAFTQLLRDVAPAAERG